The Physeter macrocephalus isolate SW-GA chromosome 13, ASM283717v5, whole genome shotgun sequence genome window below encodes:
- the LOC102990137 gene encoding LOW QUALITY PROTEIN: ADP-ribosylation factor-like protein 6-interacting protein 1 (The sequence of the model RefSeq protein was modified relative to this genomic sequence to represent the inferred CDS: inserted 1 base in 1 codon): MAEGDNRSTNLLVAETASLEEQLQGWGEVMLMADKVLQWERAWLPPVIMGVVSLXFLTIYYLDPSVLSGVSCFVMFLCLADYLVLILAPRIFGSNKWTTEQQQRFHEICSNLVKTRRRAVGWWKRLFTLKEEKPKVYFMTMIISLAAVAWVGQQVHNLLLTYLIVTFLLLLPGLNQHGIISKYIGMAKREINKLLKQKEKKNE, encoded by the exons ATGGCGGAAGGAGATAATCGCAGCACCAACCTGCTGGTTGCAGAGACTGCAAGTCTGGAAGAGCAGCTGCAAGGATGGGGAGAAGTGATGCTGATGGCAGATAAAGTCCTCCAATGGGAAAGAGCCTGGTTGCCACCTGTCATCATGGGTGTGGTTTCTT GTTTTCTGACTATCTACTATCTAGATCCATCCGTCCTGTCAGGTGTttcctgttttgttatgtttttgtgCTTGGCCGACTACCTTGTTCTCATTCTAGCGCCTAGAATTTTTGGCTCCAATAAATGGACCACTGAGCAACAGCAGAGATTCCATGAAATTTGCAGCAATCTAGTAAAAACTCGACGCAGAGCTGTGGGCTGGTGGAAACGCCTCTTTACGCTAAAGGAAGAAAAGCCTAAAGTGTACTTCATGACCATGATCATTTCTCTTGCTGCGGTTGCTTGGGTGGGACAGCAAGTCCACAACCTCCTTCTCACCTACCTGATAGTGACTTTCTTACTCTTGCTTCCTGGACTAAACCAACACGGAATCATTTCGAAGTACATTGGAATGGCCAAAAGAGAGATAAACAAGCTtctcaaacaaaaagaaaagaaaaatgaataa